Proteins from a single region of Trichomycterus rosablanca isolate fTriRos1 chromosome 16, fTriRos1.hap1, whole genome shotgun sequence:
- the LOC134330908 gene encoding V-set and immunoglobulin domain-containing protein 10-like 2 — MFCFTVSISKPQIVLSDASPAEGSSLWMRCIVEKGTGPINYTWEQESPTGLITTLAKGNSSLVNITRVTRNHTGSFRCLARNSVNQQLSERTGLNVLFGPDLPQIDVVAYSATDQGYTALENANISLMCKAMANPPGQYIWFYNNSQIHTGPQLNITKILRVQAGYYACLVLNTYLNTRSKKTITLTVYYPPDGAPSCFIIPVNNYTDLALSCSWVGGYPPATLNSGPYVNGGNTQAVSNITVIQPGSETANNSVFTCYGSHVAQQASQSCSSKTWLPFGEPQCFAYATRNNEYLMLSCSWEGGFPRALLWWASSSGDMQGTSEENSNILVLRSSATYSGKAFICHAKHPLAKEAKQCVLKLEAPELKTQRSVVSVYEGNDVQLTCILIKNYPAVTEITWYNNLKQNVSDAPQKYILQQAAAWLNLTVLETDSLVDSGQYWCSAANAVGGAEIPITLLVMRYPMPPNVTITKLMYSHHQRTDVNMDWQIQTDGELTGFFIEHQRLPVPVEQSEDVLPWQKL, encoded by the exons ATGTTCTGTTTTACAGTGAGCATTTCCAAACCACAAATAGTGCTGAGCGATGCATCTCCAGCGGAAGGTTCATCATTATGGATGCGCTGTATTGTGGAGAAGGGCACCGGTCCTATTAACTACACCTGGGAGCAGGAGAGCCCGACGGGACTGATTACTACACTGGCCAAGGGAAACTCCAGTCTGGTTAACATCACCAGAGTGACCCGTAACCACACAGGCTCGTTCAGGTGCCTGGCCAGAAACTCAGTCAACCAACAGCTCAGTGAGCGTACAGGGTTAAACGTGTTAT TCGGTCCAGATTTACCTCAGATTGACGTGGTAGCGTACTCAGCAACAGATCAAGGATACACAGCTCTGGAAAATGCTAACATCTCTCTGATGTGTAAAGCCATGGCTAACCCTCCCGGTCAGTACATCTGGTTCTACAACAACTCCCAGATCCACACTGGACCTCAGCTCAACATCACTAAGATCCTGCGTGTCCAAGCGGGTTATTACGCCTGTCTGGTACTGAACACTTACCTCAACACTCGCTCCAAGAAAACCATCACGCTCACCGTCTACT ATCCACCAGATGGTGCTCCATCTTGTTTCATTATCCCGGTCAACAACTACACTGATCTGGCTCTGTCCTGTTCCTGGGTGGGTGGTTACCCTCCAGCTACCCTGAACTCGGGTCCGTATGTAAACGGGGGCAACACACAGGCTGTCAGTAACATCACCGTGATCCAGCCAGGCTCTGAGACTGCCAACAACTCTGTATTCACCTGCTACGGTTCACACGTGGCACAACAAGCTTCCCAGAGCTGCAGCAGTAAAACGT GGCTGCCATTTGGTGAACCCCAGTGTTTTGCGTATGCGACACGTAACAACGAGTACCTGATGCTGTCCTGCTCCTGGGAGGGCGGCTTCCCTCGTGCTTTGCTTTGGTGGGCCTCAAGCTCAGGAGACATGCAAGGAACATCTGAGGAGAACTCCAACATCCTGGTCCTGCGCTCCAGTGCCACCTACAGTGGCAAAGCATTTATATGCCATGCCAAACATCCGCTGGCTAAAGAGGCGAAACAGTGTGTGTTGAAACTGG AGGCACCAGAGCTGAAGACTCAGCGCAGTGTGGTTTCAGTCTACGAGGGAAACGACGTCCAGCTCACCTGCATCCTCATCAAGAACTACCCGGCGGTGACAGAAATCACCTGGTAcaataatttaaagcaaaatgtgaGTGATGCCCCCCAAAAGTACATCCTTCAGCAGGCTGCAGCCTGGTTGAATCTGACAGTACTGGAGACAGACAGCTTGGTGGACAGTGGACAGTACTGGTGCTCTGCTGCTAATGCTGTCGGAGGAGCAGAGATCCCCATTACTCTGCTGGTGATGA GGTACCCAATGCCCCCAAACGTGACCATCACCAAGCTCATGTACAGCCACCATCAGAGAACAGATGTTAACATGGACTGGCAGATCCAGACAGACGGAGAACTCACTGGGTTCTTCATTGAGCATCAGAGGCTTCCTGTACCTGTAGAACAAAGTGAAGATGTTCTTCCTTGGCAGAAG CTGTGA
- the LOC134330907 gene encoding V-set and immunoglobulin domain-containing protein 10-like 2 — protein MVSQKVADDLDPGTHSYHIANLDPSVRYAFRVTAVNRRTFGNPSDIMSPVGLPVSKPYILLSDTSPEEGTSVWMSCGLGNGTEPIHYIWELKRHDGLVTILAEHNSSLYTITRVSRNHTGWYRCLAKNEINQQGSDQIWLDVLYGPDLPQIDATAYTATENVFSVLENRNISLLCRAFSNPPSQYVWFFNNSQIYTGPQITITKIQRMQAGDYTCLTKNTHLNTHSERTTTLTVYYPPDRIPSCTMFPANNYTDLKLFCSWEGGYPPASLKWTSLNGVNREGFAEVSQVQPGPGTANNSVFTCYGSHVALNLNQSCNTRAWLPHGEPTCVANSSLNNEHLVLSCSWVRGFPQALLWWTSGLGDMLSVSEEETNILVLHSNNSYNGKSFVCHSKHPLAVESKKCVLKLAQLGIGH, from the exons ATGGTTAGTCAA AAAGTAGCTGATGATCTTGACCCCGGGACTCATAGCTACCACATTGCCAATCTGGACCCCAGTGTGAGGTATGCATTCCGTGTCACAGCGGTCAATCGCCGTACCTTCGGCAATCCTTCAGACATCATGAGCCCAG TGGGATTACCAGTGTCCAAACCCTATATCCTGCTAAGTGACACCTCCCCTGAGGAAGGCACATCAGTGTGGATGAGCTGTGGGCTGGGGAATGGTACTGAGCCTATCCATTACATCTGGGAGCTCAAGAGACACGACGGGTTGGTCACCATTCTTGCTGAGCACAACAGTAGTCTATATACCATCACCCGGGTGTCCCGGAACCACACAGGCTGGTACAGGTGTCTGGCCAAGAACGAGATCAACCAACAAGGCAGTGATCAGATCTGGTTAGACGTCCTAT ATGGACCTGATTTGCCTCAGATAGACGCCACAGCCTATACGGCCACAGAAAATGTTTTTTCAGTTCTGGAGAATAGAAACATTTCCCTTCTTTGTCGAGCCTTTTCCAACCCTCCCAGTCAGTATGTCTGGTTCTTTAACAACTCCCAGATCTACACCGGACCACAGATAACCATCACAAAGATCCAGAGAATGCAAGCAGGTGACTATACCTGTCTGACCAAGAACACTCACCTCAACACTCACTCCGAGAGAACGACCACTCTTACCGTCTACT ATCCACCTGATAGAATTCCATCATGCACCATGTTCCCAGCAAATAACTACACTGACCTAAAGCTCTTTTGCTCCTGGGAGGGGGGTTACCCTCCAGCTTCCTTAAAATGGACTTCATTGAATGGAGTGAACAGAGAAGGTTTTGCTGAAGTCTCACAGGTTCAGCCAGGCCCTGGTACTGCTAATAACTCAGTGTTCACCTGCTATGGTTCACATGTTGCATTAAATCTCAACCAGTCCTGCAACACCAGGGCGT GGCTGCCACATGGAGAACCCACATGTGTCGCCAATTCCAGCCTTAATAACGAACACCTTGTGCTGTCCTGCTCTTGGGTAAGGGGTTTCCCTCAGGCTCTGCTCTGGTGGACCTCTGGTTTAGGGGACATGCTGAGTGTATCTGAGGAAGAAACAAACATTTTGGTCTTGCATTCTAATAACAGCTACAATGGCAAATCGTTCGTGTGCCATTCCAAACACCCACTGGCTGTAGAAAGCAAGAAGTGTGTGTTGAAGCTGG CACAGCTCGGTATCGGTCACTGA
- the LOC134330905 gene encoding V-set and immunoglobulin domain-containing protein 10-like 2 — MVSPKTEPLYSTAFLHTRVGIGLEITDPGQVLYKETKISAVVEHEVTLKCGLTLPDIYIWSFTKPGTEMIRAVVYNFGKGPKLQLLAQDLNFITNSSSLFTTKLLVDAEGLYTCQALYDSADGAKLYYYYVHLRVLVPMSKPSIVLSDSSAVEGSVYLMQCGLQNGTEPIQYTWEQVTQSGQVTLFSENNSSLNTINPLTRNHTGWYRCLARNEVNQQISDRIWLDVMYGPDLPQIDVTAYSVTDRGYAALKNGTISLMCQASSKPPSQYVWFYNNSEISNGPQLNISRILRGHAGNYTCLAKNTFLNTSAQKTINLTVYYPPDSVPFCSIFQANNYTDLALFCSWDGGNPPPTLSWSPNASEDNTRGMANVTRIQPGPDTANNSVFICHGSHVALNVTQSCSARTWLPDGEPKCSANSSLNNEYLMLSCSWEGGFPQALLWWASSTGDIQGTPEESSSLLVLRSSVAYYGKSFVCHAKHPLTKESKKCVVKLEKPVLITQQSLVSVFEGNDAQLTCTLSKTYPPARNITWSNNFKQNAEEKPKKYIVQQAAGWSSLTVLETDSMVDSGQYWCSASNAMGRAEISVLLLVMRYPMPPNVTISKLIYTGRQRTDVNLEWQMQAVGDQTGFIIERQILPDPVLRNDPAPIWQKVGANLEPSTHSYQITNLDPNRMYVFRVTALNRRTVGNPSDNKSPVCAPVSKPYIRLSDPSPAEGTSVWMGCGITDGTDPIHYTWEQESGSGLVTILAESDNSLINITSVTRNHTGWYRCLAKNEVSQQRSDRIWLDVIYGPDSPRIEVTPHLVTDEGYSALEKETVTLQCQAPSNPSSQYIWFYNNSQIYTGPQLTLTRILRKDLGIYACLAQNTNLNTRSKNSITLTVYYAPDGSPSCSILPVNNYTDLELSCIWVGGYPSATLNWSPNVKGNISQGIRLPHGEPQCLAYATRNEYLMLSCSWEGGSPRALLWWASGSGNIQGTSEENSNILVLRSSVTYSGKAFVCHAKHPLAKETKQCVLRLEAPVLMTQRSVVSVYEGNDVQLTCILSKNYPAVTEITWYNNMKQKVGDTPQKYVLQQAAAWLNLTVRETDSMVDSGQYWCSAANAVGGAEIPILLMVMKYPIPPNVTISKILYISHQRTDVIIEWQIKTDMNLTGFFIERQRLPGSAGQSEDVLLWQRVVSDLEPSTRSYQITSLDPAGKYVFRVTAVNHRTTGYPSQVKSPANPPFKAYPAVIGAAIGGMLLATLATVLLFVYLLRNRNTNPRLHDMIFGRQNSRSRENINFPEDEVVGGEQEAHKTETNTGLEISDPGQVVYKDTKISAVVEQEVVLECGLSLPDIYIWSFTKPGTETIRALLYDFGKGPKLQQLAKDLGDLKIISDSASLSMKELPTAAEGLYTCQALYDSADGAKLYYYYVYLRVLGKRHARL; from the exons AG TGCCCATGTCCAAACCCAGTATAGTCCTGAGTGACTCCTCAGCAGTTGAAGGCTCAGTATATTTAATGCAGTGTGGTCTACAGAATGGAACAGAGCCTATACAATACACCTGGGAGCAGGTGACCCAGAGTGGACAGGTCACCCTATTCTCTGAGAACAACAGCAGTCTGAACACCATCAACCCGCTGACCCGCAACCACACAGGCTGGTACAGGTGCCTGGCCAGGAACGAGGTCAACCAGCAGATCAGTGACCGTATCTGGCTAGACGTCATGT ATGGTCCAGATTTACCTCAGATTGATGTCACAGCGTACTCAGTAACGGATAGAGGATACGCAGCCCTGAAAAATGGAACCATTTCACTAATGTGTCAGGCCTCCTCTAAACCACCAAGTCAGTATGTCTGGTTCTACAACAACTCAGAGATCTCTAATGGACCACAGCTGAACATCAGCAGGATCCTACGAGGACATGCAGGCAACTACACCTGCCTGGCAAAAAACACGTTTCTTAATACCAGCGCACAGAAAACCATCAATCTTACTGTTTATT ATCCACCAGACAGCGTTCCATTCTGTTCCATCTTCCAAGCTAATAACTACACTGATCTGGCTCTGTTCTGTTCCTGGGATGGAGGTAATCCACCACCTACACTGAGTTGGAGTCCGAATGCCAGCGAAGACAACACACGCGGGATGGCTAACGTTACTCGGATTCAGCCAGGCCCGGATACTGCTAACAACTCTGTATTTATTTGCCACGGATCACATGTGGCATTAAACGTGACCCAGAGCTGTAGTGCCAGGACAT GGTTGCCTGATGGGGAACCAAAGTGCTCGGCCAATTCCAGCCTGAATAACGAGTATCTGATGCTGTCCTGCTCGTGGGAGGGAGGTTTTCCTCAGGCTCTGCTCTGGTGGGCATCCAGTACAGGAGATATACAGGGTACACCTGAGGAGAGCTCCAGCCTCCTGGTCCTGCGATCTAGTGTGGCATACTATGGCAAATCCTTCGTGTGTCATGCTAAACATCCACTGACTAAAGAAAGCAAGAAATGTGTGGTAAAACTGG AGAAACCAGTTTTGATAACTCAGCAGAGTTTGGTATCTGTCTTCGAGGGCAATGATGCCCAACTTACGTGCACATTAAGCAAAACATACCCTCCTGCCAGAAACATTACCTGGTCCAACAACTTTAAGCAGAATgcagaagaaaaacccaaaaagTACATCGTTCAGCAAGCTGCGGGCTGGTCCAGCCTGACCGTACTAGAAACGGACAGCATGGTGGACAGTGGACAGTACTGGTGTTCAGCCAGCAATGCTATGGGAAGAGCAGAGATCTCAGTCTTACTGCTGGTCATGA GGTACCCGATGCCTCCAAACGTGACCATCAGTAAGCTCATATACACCGGGAGACAGAGGACAGATGTTAACCTGGAATGGCAGATGCAGGCAGTTGGTGACCAGACTGGGTTCATTATTGAGCGTCAGATCCTTCCTGACCCAGTATTAAGGAATGACCCTGCACCCATCTGGCAGAAAGTGGGGGCAAATTTGGAGCCCAGCACCCACAGCTACCAAATTACCAATCTGGATCCGAACAGGATGTATGTCTTCCGTGTGACAGCTCTCAACCGGCGTACTGTTGGAAATCCTTCAGACAATAAAAGCCCAG TGTGTGCGCCAGTGTCCAAACCCTACATCCGGCTGAGTGACCCTTCACCCGCAGAGGGCACATCGGTGTGGATGGGCTGTGGTATAACAGACGGCACAGATCCTATTCATTACACGTGGGAGCAGGAGAGTGGCAGTGGGTTGGTCACCATACTGGCTGAAAGTGACAACAGTCTGATCAACATCACCTCGGTGACCCGTAACCACACGGGCTGGTACAGGTGCCTGGCCAAGAATGAGGTCAGCCAGCAACGTAGTGACCGCATATGGTTAGATGTCATAT ACGGTCCTGACTCGCCTAGGATCGAAGTAACACCTCATCTAGTAACAGATGAAGGATACTCAGCTCTGGAGAAGGAGACTGTTACTCTCCAGTGCCAAGCCCCATCAAACCCTTCCAGTCAGTACATCTGGTTCTATAATAATTCCCAGATCTACACTGGACCACAGctcaccctgaccaggattctACGTAAGGACTTGGGCATCTACGCCTGTCTGGCACAGAACACAAACCTTAACACTCGATCCAAGAATAGCATCACGCTTACCGTTTACT atgcaCCAGATGGAAGTCCTTCTTGTTCAATACTTCCAGTGAACAACTACACTGACCTGGAATTGTCATGTATCTGGGTGGGCGGATACCCGTCAGCTACTCTAAACTGGAGTCCAAATGTTAAAGGAAACATCTCACAAGGAATCA GGCTACCGCACGGAGAACCCCAGTGTTTGGCGTATGCGACCCGTAACGAGTACCTGATGCTGTCCTGTTCCTGGGAGGGGGGTTCACCACGGGCTTTGCTCTGGTGGGCCTCCGGTTCAGGGAACATACAAGGTACGTCTGAGGAGAACTCCAACATCCTGGTCCTGCGCTCCAGTGTCACCTACAGTGGCAAAGCGTTTGTGTGCCATGCCAAACATCCGCTGGCTAAAGAGACCAAGCAGTGCGTGTTGAGACTGG AGGCGCCCGTGTTGATGACTCAGCGCAGTGTGGTTTCAGTCTACGAGGGAAACGACGTCCAGCTCACCTGCATCCTGAGCAAGAATTACCCGGCGGTGACAGAAATCACCTGGTACAATAACATGAAACAGAAGGTGGGTGATACACCCCAAAAGTACGTCCTTCAGCAAGCTGCAGCCTGGTTGAATCTGACAGTACGGGAGACAGACAGCATGGTGGACAGTGGACAGTACTGGTGCTCTGCTGCTAATGCTGTTGGAGGAGCAGAGATCCCCATTTTGCTCATGGTGATGA AGTACCCCATTCCTCCGAATGTGACCATCAGTAAGATCTTATACATCAGCCATCAGAGGACAGATGTTATCATTGAGTGGCAGATCAAGACAGACATGAACCTCACTGGGTTCTTCATCGAGCGTCAGAGGCTCCCGGGATCTGCTGGACAGAGTGAAGATGTTCTTCTCTGGCAGAGAGTGGTGTCAGATCTGGAGCCCAGTACCCGCAGCTACCAGATCACAAGTTTGGATCCTGCTGGCAAATATGTGTTCCGTGTGACTGCTGTCAATCACCGCACTACAGGATATCCCTCACAGGTCAAGAGCCCAG CTAACCCACCATTCAAGGCTTATCCTGCTGTCATTGGAGCAGCTATAGGCGGAATGCTGTTAGCTACTTTAGCGActgtgctgctgtttgtgtatCTACTGCGGAATCGCAACACCAACCCTC GTCTTCATGACATGATATTTGGCAG GCAGAACAGTCGGTCTAGAGAAAATATAAACTTTCCAGAGGACGAGGTAGTTGGAGGAGAACAAGAGGCACATAAAACAGAGACAAATACAG GGTTGGAGATTTCAGACCCTGGACAAGTCGTCTACAAAGACACCAAAATTTCGGCTGTGGTGGAACAGGAAGTCGTCCTGGAGTGCGGCCTAAGCCTCCCCGATATCTACATCTGGAGCTTCACCAAACCAGGCACCGAAACAATCCGAGCCTTGTTGTATGACTTCGGAAAGGGTCCAAAGCTGCAGCAGCTCGCCAAGGATCTGGGGGACCTAAAGATCATCAGTGATAGTGCCTCTTTGTCCATGAAGGAGCTGCCCACAGCTGCAGAGGGTTTGTACACCTGCCAGGCCTTGTACGACTCTGCTGATGGAGCCAAACTTTACTACTATTATGTGTATCTACGGGTTCTAGGTAAGAGACATGCTAGGTTATAA
- the LOC134330906 gene encoding V-set and immunoglobulin domain-containing protein 10-like 2, producing MRCDLNNGTNPIQYFWEQEDQSGLVTILAENNSSLISFTRVSRNHTGWYRCLVRNEVNQQLSERIWLDVLFGPDSPQIDTTAHSVTDQGYSVMENGNISLTCRALSNPASRYIWFYNNSEIYVGTRLTITKILRRDTGNYTCLAQNTNLNTYLNTSSKRTVTLTVYYPPNVAPTCSILPINNYTDLALTCSWDGGCPPATIYWRPNKNRDPAVSNITKVTQIQPGPETANNSLFICYGSHVALNATQSCNASSWLPYGEPRCSANSSHNNEHLMLSCSWEGGSPQVLLWWTSSSGEIQSTPEEKSDILVLHSSSIHNGKFFVCHAKHPLTRDTTQCVVTFEAPVLMTQHSMVSVYEGNDVQLACVVSKSYPATTEITWYNNFKQVINGTTRKYVLEQGAAWCNLTIVKTDRTMDSGQYWCFANNAVGGAEISVSLQVMSK from the exons ATGAGGTGTGATCTAAACAATGGTACAAATCCTATCCAGTACTTCTGGGAGCAGGAGGACCAAAGTGGGCTGGTCACCATACTGGCTGAGAACAACAGCAGTCTGATCAGCTTCACTCGGGTGAGCCGTAACCACACGGGCTGGTACAGGTGCCTGGTCAGAAATGAGGTCAATCAGCAGCTCAGTGAACGTATCTGGTTAGATGTCTTGT ttGGACCCGACTCGCCTCAGATCGACACCACAGCTCACTCAGTAACAGATCAAGGATACTCCGTCATGGAAAATGGAAACATCTCCCTCACGTGTCGAGCCCTGTCCAACCCCGCCAGTCGATACATCTGGTTCTACAACAACTCAGAGATTTATGTTGGAACACGGCTCACCATCACCAAGATCCTACGCAGGGACACGGGCAATTACACCTGCCTGGCACAGAACACAAACCTCAACACGTACCTCAACACGTCTTCCAAGAGAACCGTTACTCTCACTGTCTACT ATCCACCCAATGTTGCACCAACCTGCTCTATCCTCCCAATAAACAACTACACTGACCTGGCTCTCACCTGCTCCTGGGATGGAGGTTGTCCCCCAGCTACCATTTATTGGAGACCAAATAAGAATAGAGACCCGGCAGTCTCTAATATCACTAAAGTCACTCAGATTCAGCCAGGACCTGAGACTGCTAACAACTCGTTATTCATCTGCTATGGCTCACATGTTGCACTCAATGCTACCCAGAGCTGCAATGCTAGTTCAT gGCTGCCTTATGGAGAACCCAGATGTTCTGCAAATTCCAGCCATAATAATGAGCACCTAATGCTGTCCTGCTCCTGGGAGGGAGGTTCTCCTCAGGTTTTGCTTTGGTGGACCTCCAGTTCAGGAGAGATACAAAGTACACCCGAGGAGAAGTCCGACATCCTGGTTCTGCACTCAAGTAGCATTCATAATGGCAAATTCTTTGTATGCCATGCCAAGCATCCACTAACCAGAGATACCACTCAGTGTGTGGTAACGTTTG AGGCGCCAGTGTTAATGACCCAGCACAGCATGGTGTCAGTCTATGAGGGTAACGATGTCCAGCTCGCCTGTGTGGTCAGCAAAAGCTACCCCGCTACTACAGAAATTACCTGGTACAACAACTTCAAGCAGGTGATCAACGGCACCACGAGGAAGTATGTTCTTGAACAAGGTGCAGCCTGGTGTAACCTGACCATTGTGAAAACGGACAGAACGATGGACAGTGGACAGTACTGGTGTTTTGCTAATAATGCTGTTGGAGGAGCAGAGATTTCTGTTTCATTGCAGGTGATGAGTAAGTGA